The DNA window CAATTTTTGATAACGTTTCTCGTTTGTTTACTACCTCGCGCTACCTAACCTAAAAAAGTatgttgttattgttgttgttgttgttgttgttagaaaattgagattttccttATCAAGTCTCAGACCTCAGACTTATGTACAAACTTTCCAAAGAAACTTTCATACATGTGTACGTATTTTTCTCACCATTTCTTACCGCAGGTATCGTAATCGCTCAGCAGATGTATATTTAATCTTAGAATCCACATATTTGCCTACTTCTGATCCCTCTTGCTCATTTATCAGAACTTCTtcattccgaatgactgctacTCTACCATCGTACACTGCTATAGCCTGCTTCTGCCGAAAGTTCTATCTCTCATGGTATGTAGAGCCAACTTTTTCCTAGCTAACATCATAGCAAACGTAAGGCTTTAGCACCTGGTCAAAGCCGAGTCCAGAACCACTTACTCTCGTCCAGCTgtccatctatttttttcactCTCTTCCCTACTCTTCCTCATTGCCTCTATCTCCACGCAAGACCTGCAAGCGATCATCAGTAAAATGATTGGTTTTTTTAAGTACCCCTAAAGCACCAAATATTTCTCTGAAGGGGCATCTATATGAAGTGATGCTATTTTGCCAATCAGAGACAGATGTTAAAATGTCCTCTCACCCACTGAAACTTTGTGAAATACGTTTAGTCCAACCGTGCATTCTGGAGGAAATTCCCTTTTCATTTTTGCATCAAAAGTGGATGCAAAAGTCAGAATGGTTTTAACCATCTAGAAGATAAAAATCATTTGTGGCACTTAGTCAGATTCATGTAAAATCTGATTTTATTAATTGTTCATGTCTTTTTCTCAGAGTGAAAAGCCCACCTGTAATGACACTGTCTGCAGCCGATCTGTCTGTTACTGAAGTTGATAATTTGTTGTTCACGGGATGAGAATCTTTTTTTGAACAATCTGTAGATCTGTTGATGTGGAAATTAAGTTCATCTAACGCATGACTTTTGAAGGTGAGTCAATTTTGTATGCCTCCTCTCTAGGAATCCAAAACAATTTCAGTGCTTTTGTGAGTCAAAGTACCAGAATAGGTACACCTTAACCCATCTATTTATGGgcaatgcatatttttcacctTGTGACTTTCAGAATCAGTCCAGTATCTTTGAGGAGAACATTAACCCCTTTAATAACCATGAACGCAACATCTGCATCCAGCAAAACGAATTTGTCCTGCAGCTTACCATTTCTCAACAACTTCACTCAGAAATATTCTCTTTCATAGCACAATCTGTTGTGAAGGGCCTAAACTACGACTTTAGTCACTCTCTGGCAAAAAGCTTTCCAATCTGTTTGAATGACAAGCGATTTCTGTGGTGCAGCATGGGCACGTTAAATCTACCCTGGTCTTGAGAGAGATAAGTAACTCTTGTTTTAGGAGCTGAAAACCAATTATCAATATTGTTGTCTTCATTGAATTCTAAGAAAACatgatttttacgtgaaaatgctCCCTAATAATGAAGAACTACTTCATCTTAGGTAGCATTTGAAACAGATGGtcatagttttttttacatcagAGCCCAATTTTGTCGGTATTTTTAGCTCAAGTCTACTTACAGGATAAGCAAGTCAAAACTTCATAAAATTGTTTCCCATCTAGATGATTaataaaacgaattttttttaagaaagtcaTACCTTACCATTTGAGCGCTTGGCATGGTTAATCGCATGCTTATTCATGCTACCTCCGAATCTGGTATCTTGTGTGTACATATACAAGGACCTTAGTGCAAACCATGTAGATCATATAACTGTATATCTGGTAAAACAGTTTTGTCTTTAAAAGAATTGCATATTGCATatatttaagataaaaataatgagGTAATAATATGCAAAATTCAGAAATGCTGACATAAATGTTTTCATTCTTTATGcctgcatattttattttttaggaacaGTTATCATCAGGGCTTGCATGGTAATAATGTGGCAAAACACTCATATACCACTACATACTTACATAACATATCAAAACTGTGtaagaagaataaaaatgaacaagATTACATGCTTcgtcaaaaaattaagtattataatcaaaaaataatatgaatcaGAAAAGCAAATCAAGAAGTAGCAAGAAGTAATCCTCGAGAAAGATGATAGCCCTGAGATTGGGGGGCCTTAAAGCCTTAAAGGGTGGTGggatgtatttattttatttttcatgaaatcttgTTAAAATTGGCTGTGTTACTCATGTAAACCTGCTTGAAGTGAAATAAACATATTTGATTTGGATTTTTGAGATTACAATACACATATTATTACCCTTTAGGATAAGAAGACCCTCATACTGTTTTTGAAGTATCTGAGCACTTTCAAACTCTCAATATaaatttttccttcctttttcccCCAGCAAACTGCAGAGATGCCAAATGATCAAAAATGGAAGGCTTTTCTCTCAGGACTAGGAAAATCTACATTGCGAGGAGttaaaaaatgcccaaaatgtGGAACCTACAATGGAACAAGGGGTGTGAGCTGCAAAAACAAGTCTTGTGATGTTGTTTTCAAAGAAGCTGGAGAAAAACGGAAGCTTTCTACCGAAGCCTGCAAACTGGTGACTGGCACTTCGACTcaggtaaaaataaatttgctgACATCCAAGGAGTCTCTTTGCATCCCCCCAGCAAAATTGGTTTCTTGCAGAAAGGCTGATGTAATTTGCTCTGATTTAGCATGTACAACCCAATGCCAGTGTGCCATTGGACCTATAAGGCTGTCACTGGGAAATTAATGTTGACAAGCTGGCGACCTACTAATGAAAGCTACCATAAAATTTAAGCAAAACATTTTTTGTCTTCGGCTTTTAAAAAGTTCCTCAAATGTACTCTAAATATTGTCCtgttttcagtgattttttctgGCTTTACAGGAACATATTTATGTTAAAGACATTCTaatgcaatattttaaaaaggaatTAGTTCATagctaaaaattaaatgagGTGATGTGCCATAGGAAGAAGTTTAAACTGATGTTCTAAAACTTTAATTTGAGGTCTCAAATTCTATCTTCTACTTTCAAACCATTTCATGCAGAAATAAGACTCAGCACAAAAACCAGATAGCTTCAGCAAGATATGTCTTTTATGATTGAGCTGGTGAAAAAACGAGAGTTTTCAGCCCTCTCGGAAGGAGAACTCGTATTAGGACcaaagaaccaagtctcttagcAATGAGTGGCACAGGAATCATTCTTTGGTTCTTAAAAATCCAGCTAGTTGAGCGATTTTGTCAAATGTTCCATTCTCTACATGCATCAAAAACTATGACACCATGGTACCAAGTAGAAAAAATATAGAAGGAAGTTGTAAATgctaaaatttcattcattgctgtctgaaaaaaagaaaagaaaaatatctagTATGAATTTCTATCATTAAACTATGCATGCAAATGTCTATCTCTTTTGTGAACTTGATTTTGCGTTTGTTGTGACTAGACTTTGTGACTGAATTGGTACTGGTTCTACAAAATTGGAACTGAACCAGTTTCAGCTCCACAACCAACCCAAGAATCGGTACTTGGACATGCTCCAAATCTGGTTCATGATTTGATATCAGAACCAGAACCAGTTCCTAATACCAGCTCTGGTTCTCATTCCAGATTGCATGCCTACCAAtggttttttaaactttgtccCTATGTATTTTActatctatttttaaaaatgtaatgcTCTTTAACACATTTTCTAGATCTTCTCTGTGCGTATGCGTGACAAAGGACCTGACTACAGAGGTTTTGTGCAACTTCCTGTGATTCAGTCCTCTTTGGATTCTGCCCTAGACTCTGAAGAATTCATCCAGCAGACATCAGCCCTGTGCTTTGTTGATTCATGTCAGCGCatttttaatactaatattttaaAGTGTCACGTaagtattcaatttttaaatttattttctgcgCAATTCTCAGTAGTTGTTGTGTCTGctactttgaagaaaaatacagCAAAATGATTTTATTCTTGTGTCATTGGAGTTTGAAGTATTTGCACCGATTAGAAGTCCCTGAAGGTCCGTGATTTGTACGTTGAAAAGCTATCATGAATTCGGTATGCGTTAGTGCATTTACATTCATCTGGAGAGCTAGAATTTGCATTGATCATTGAGAAACAAATAACTTAGCACGAAATTTGACAATTGTGGTAGTTAACCCTCTATGAAATGAATtcattttggatctcagattttGGGGGCTttaatctattttgtagctcACATAGAAAACATTgagcaccaattttttttttcaaaattttaaattttagagaatcagatctttaaaaaaagaaaaaactaatgaaaatttacaaaattatgcCAAAGAGAAAAGATTCCgtttttaaaaaccccaacAATTCATTGTTACGAATTTGTGACACAGCAAGCAGACTCCGGTTTTTATGTGAGTAGGAAAAGCAAATTAATGTTGTTTTTCTCCAACCGATAAGTTGAATTTGAAAAGATTCAATGCGTCCATGCATAAGATGTTCTGcataaaatgttgatgaaaatgcaaatatgcggtcagtaaaatttttggacaCCCACACAAACAATACTGTCAACAATATTGCACAAACAATATCAAGTTACAAGTTTGAAAACGCACAATCAATGACTGCTATCATCAAAACACAAATAAATGTttaagttttggaaaaaatcgtCAGTCGTAATCTCATCTTGATTGTTGCATCGCTTAAAATTGCTTGCCCTGTTTTATGACACAGAACATTTAAGAAAATCCATCATGGCCAACaagtcaatattttcaatggcTGACAATCAGGACTCCTAGAGCCTGGTTCGGATTTTGAGATATCCATGGCTGTCTAAAAAAGAACTGCAAAGAATAGCTCGCACTTTAAGTAGTAGATTTTCTCCCACTAAATGTTTTACAATCTACctccacaaaatttcaatttgcttATCCTCAGAAAATGACATTATATTTGTCTCCTGACCCTTGTGAAGATTTTCTTTGCCCTAAGCAATAAGCGTGTCCTTCATACTTTTGCGTTTTTTCTCTTCATGTAAAATATGCTGACTTAggtagttttttttccaggagaaGGATGTGAACTCTCCACCAACAACCTGCCAGCACATTCAAGCAGCTTTGCGATGTTATTCAGATGCCACTCCACTACCATTTGATAATGCTGTGTTTCAATCTTTACAGCTTCCGGCTGATGTCAAGCAGGTAAAATATTACCTGAAATTGCCTTGTCTatcgaatgggcctgttgcaaacttttgctagagcaaaactaagagttgtttcttatagataatgcgtcaaaaatcacgatgagcgcatcggcaaactctgaaatgcactcataacttcacaatctgcgtaagaaatttgcggttttttgagcttcccgcttcgaaaacgatactacggcacaggtgaacattttgtaaaaggagtcgttccatcgtcggcaataatcatcatagccgacgccaatccgccaaaacacgtttgatgggacgagataacacctgaactggattagactaGATAACAATcagtgtgttaacgttcatattttccacgcccgaatggattgaccttgaactctccttgaattacgcgcggaactgcgtgcaagcgtcggccatgatgaatatcgccgacgatggagcgactcctctaacaaaatgttcacctacgccgtagtatcgtttttgaagcgggaagcttaaaaaaacgcaaatttcttacgcagattgtgaagttatgagtgcatttcagactttgccgatgcgctcattgtgatttttgaggcattatctacaagaaacaactcttatttttgctctagcaaaagtttgcaacaggcccattcccaTCTCAAAAGTGTATGGCCACCTGAAAACAGATTATtgtcttggatttttaaaattacatctATACtgtaagctccgagacctcctaattttgcataGCTGGTAAcacttagttccagcgttctaccgggccgattttcatgattttttcggctatcgacgggcttgtctctagatgagcccgctttattcagattttcaaaatatgatccatgttttttttatattacagggaaaagttgcgaatttttccatttaaacaatgtaaattcgtgttttttgtcatagttcgtttgaacGTTCCACCtggctgatttccatgatttttgcggttattgaCAGGtcataggccctagatgagcccgctcttatcagattttggaaataggacccaggtttttttacaatcaagttataaaagtgagtgaatttataGAATGCCCTGCAACCTGCTGGCACTATGCGCAGAAAGTTGCGCAGTGgccgaggaggttgcgcagagGCTGAGtatagcctgcgcatcagctctacttaTCAACATAAGATTCGCCCCAGTCACTTCAAGATGAGCGGTGGCCAAGTCTTTTAAGACGTCAGAAGCGCCCACACGTCTCAAGATGTGGGTTCGATTCCTGACTCCTCAGCTACTTAATTATGACCCGATCAGCATTATGTGTTGTTTACCTGCAATGTTTTATTAATCAGTCATTGTAAAATGcatccttttgacttcaaaaatttttttctttctttattcatcaaaaatgaaaataatttcattctaaaagtaaagtatacctcatattgtaattttttaggggaaaataaaacaaacgttgataggagggtaaaaatagagCTGTGAAGCGTCTCATTGAATGCGCGGAGCGCTTTCAGGGAGTTAGGCAgcatagcggccagggggcgtagccccctttTATTCTTACACTGCTTGAAGTCAAAGCCTTGTGTGTGCCATGTGCATGCCCAGTGCTCTGCATGATCTAAGTTTTCTGGATGCTTAGCAGTCGACCATTTCAGCCTTGGCATCAGTGACACATATAGCGAATTTTATCAATTAGGTTGAATATTCTGGGTGAGCGCTGCTATGATTCATGTGATTTGTATGATGTTCCCATTTCTCATTTTAAGATCCAAGCCAGGGATGAATTATTTGAGTTCTACTGATTTCTCTCACCTTGCTTGTTTTGGATCACCGAAgctattttctttaaattatgttatttttttgttttattatggTCTTCACCTAACTGTCCTCTTGTAATTATTATGTAATTGTACATCTTGTAAATGGGTTTGCACGTTGAAAATATAatcatttaaataaataaataaaattctagAGATATGTTTTCTCTGACTTAATTTTTGGGCAGAGCACACTACAGATAGTTACAATTTATGTTTAACTTCTTTTGGCTCATGCAGCGCTTTTCCTTGCAGTTAATACTGCAAAAAACTGAACCTGGGCGTGAAGCAGATCTTGCAAGTCCAACCATGGCTGGTAGTGGGCTTATAAGGGTCAATGATGAAACTTCCTTTGCTTTTTAGAGCAAGATActtaaatcatttcaaaaccaaaatatttgtttcattaattttcattaaatttttcagacctTGTGGCTGATGGCAGCTGAATCACCAGGTCCAATTGTACAGAGAGTTTCAAGGACAATGATGGCTGTGAAATGTAACGTTAGCTCCAAACATCCCCTTGGATTTCTTCATTTTGCTGTATTTGTAAATAGAACTAAAAATAAGTTAGAATACAAATATTCGTGTGCTTGTAAATCATACATAAAAACTGTGTCTGATTTGGGTGAAGAAAACTCGAATTCAAAGCAATGCATACATTACTATGCATGTGTTTGTGCGTTTGCAAGTGATGCAAAACACAAGGAAGAATTTGCATTTCTTATAAATCCTGAACGTCAGACATTCTTACCTTTTGATCTTCCAACACCTGAATCTCAGCCTACTCAATCAGTTGAAGTACCTCTTGAACCAGAATTGACAACTGTCAATGATAAGCAATTAGTAGCCATTCTCAGTGATGTCGTTAACAATCAGTGTCAAATAGAAGTGGAAGTTTCTGCAGAGGATGCGGCTTTATTGAATGGATTTGCTCTAACTCAGGATGGATCAGTTACGCATCTACCAACTTTAGAAATGATCCAAAGTTTAACAACAGACAACCAATTTACAATCTTGCCTCTTAGACAAGACTCAAAATCTCCTCTTTTCATAACTAAcattaatgataaaaaaacaaatctaATGGAAGCACCTAACCCAAAAACCAATACGAAAGCTACCAAACGtaaacaagaagaaaattttgcccTGAATTTCCAAACAGAAGGTGTTCGGCCTTTAAAAGTTGTAAATAAAAACCGAGGCTTTCTAAGAAATGAACCAGAAGTAGATGAAGAAAACACAACGTTTTCTTTTTATCAATGGCTTGCATCTGTCACAGAAAGAATAAACCAAGAGATGCACTATCAATTTGATGGGAAACCGCGCACTTTAACATTCCAAGTTCCTCATGCATTTTTTGAATGTTTACGAGAAAGAATTTCGTCTATCAGTTCCAACCGGAAACGGCTACCCAATTCCACTGTAGAAATTATACGTGACACAGCAGTCCCATTAGGCACTTTCACAAAATCTACATGGAATATCAACAATATAatccatttaaaacaaatctttGATACTCCTCTAATGTTACTAGATATCACAAGAAGTTTCGTCCAAAATCCAGATGGTACATATGATTTATTTGAAAGTAGTAAAATGATGGACAATATTGTTGTAAATGATAAAAATGTCACCCCGATTAGACCATTTGAACTGAAAACGTacataaaaattggaagaacCTCAAAAGATCAAGTAAAACCAACACCATTTATTATCGACTGGATTCCAAATATGCTACCTGCTTCGAAAATTGGTGAAATGAGATTGACCTTTGAGTATGGCCATCAATCTCCTTttggttttggaaaattatCATAATGATATAATCATAATAATTCACCTCTTGATTAGACATCTCTTGTCTGTGACATCCTCATCTTTCTTGTTGGTTTTTGTACTTCatcaaaaacaatatttttttccatttctcctTGCCCACACCACTGTGTATAGAGCGTATATatacggcgtaagtccgcaatcacatatctcgtttgcgatgtctgaaaatctccgcctctatgttatttttttaaaggagaacaaattgacgtcattccttgaagtgcttgcagaattttcttcgcacagaaaagaaaaatcaaggcagttttaaagaattgccgttgaatagtttttcgtttaaaaaataaagaatgataggaagtctgaggcgttgcaaaccgagtgatgtgattgccgacttacatcgtcgaaaTGTTGAACAGGCAGCATTGTGCTTTCATTTACGCAATCACaaattttgttgaaacattgttttactcttgaataattttattCTTTGTTATGATTGTACCATTACtgtggaaaaaatatttagtaaTTTATTGAGACTAATCGTAGCTGTAGGATAagtattttttgcttttttctacAGATAAGTCTGAGCGTATAGTTCATGTAATCGTACAGATAACTCATACTTAGTCACAAATGGATCACTCTTAATTTTAATGGGGTACATGCCAAAGATATGACAGGGTTCGCTCAAGCTGTGATATTCGGGTTTATTGCCATCTTAAAAAAGGCGTTTGAATCTCCAGCATTCATCATTGGTGGTACCAGTAGATAATaagaaagttttctttttctttttttaccctGTAATCATTCATAAAAGTTAGAGAATTTAGATCACCAGCTATTGAtacaaaattttctcttatcgGGAAAGCATGAACAAGTTCTAGATTACCTGAATATGATATACTTATGAATTTAAAAGTGATTTAACaatccattttaaaaaattaaaatccctcTCGGCCAAATTATATATCTGTTGAAGTAGGCACAATGGTGAAATTTGTGAATTTAAATCCCAGCTTGCATATTTATCGTGCCATATGTTCAATTACTGTGAGTTTTGCATAATTTGTGACTGTAATTTGActaagtttatttttaaatattttaaaaaaatttcatcaaagcCTTGTATCCTCTTTTATTCAGACAGAGAATTCTCACTTTCATTCATAacttttgtttgtttacaaaagcagagtttttttttcgtataCAGTATATAAAAATCCGTATTATACAATTGAAGGATCCCTGTCCAGAATCAGAAGGACGAGTCTTTCATCTTCTTCCACAATTTTATCATTAATCAGAGAAAAGTCTCGATGGCattgttttcattaaaatagTTTCTAATCGGCCACCAGATTAAGTCTTAAATAGAAGAAAAGTCATACATTGTTCTTCAGAATTTTATGCGCAGCAATTCTCAAAACAGTAAATTCGGAAATTAACCCCCAAACGAGAATTCAACAAGTATTTTCAACAGCTATCAAATGAAAGTTAAATTGTACAGATGAAGTTATTCATGTCTCTTTCATTTAACAATTGTTACTTGTAAACGCATACATCTtgtttagaagttgatttccgGAATTCCCATTGTTGGATTAATTTTCcttgtggaattttgaagaagtGCCCAGTGCTTTGGTCCGTAACTTGTCAAGAGGCATAGTGTCAactgctgaaaatatttttcataaaaattctaCCACCTGAATGCTCTTTTTACATTAAAGAGTGATAATATAGCCTTTTCATGgctacaaaattattttaatttattcatatCTAGTACTtatacatgaatatttttcagcaaTTGTACTTCTTTTGGTGTAGCCTTTGTTTTACATAAACCATCTTGACATTGCTTACTGCACCAGTGATGAGAATAATATGTTTCAGAATTGAGGCATCTTGAAGCAAAGAGAGCAAAGTCCACTTTGCTGATGAGCCCTACAACGCTAGTGTTTTTAAGTAACGTCGGGTTTATCAGCAAAATTGACCGTTCTCCCTTTGCTTCAAGGTGCCTAAATTATTTAAGGGAAAAATCCTTGAGTAACTGTTTGGTATGTTAGGCATCGAAGAAGAGAAAATCATATGTTTGTAAAAATCCCACAAAAGTGAGCGAATTAgatattgaaagtttgaaattggAGTGCCTGATTATGGTAGAGTCTGTTAATTTCTTCTACAATTAAATCTCTTGAGGAGATGCTGAGGATGCAAATAATCCATTGTTTGTTTTTCCTTCTGTTTTCTCCAAAGTTTGCATCCTCTTATAAATTCTCTTATGAATGCGctcatcaattattttttctcatccaTCTTGAGTACCTAATGAAATTACAGTGACAGTTATTTTAAATTCTCCATCTTGTACTTCATAAAATTTGCCTAAGAAGTTCATAACTTCTAGACATGAACTCTGTTTTGTTCATTTGCATGACTGCTCCAgtgtaaaaatgtttgaaaaggCACTGAATCCAAATGTGTAAACATTATTTTATGCAGAATTTATATCCCAAGCAAAAAGGCCATTATTCATTTAATGAAAGTATATTTTAGTCCTAAAGAATGATGGCACGGACATTTCTCCATTATTCTTGTACCTctcaaaatgttatttttttccatgggaaaatgtacattttactgAATGTCCAACCAGAATGTTGATACAGAGTGTAAATGTATTAATTGAAAGCTAATTTTGTGTGAtacttattcattttttttgttcacaCTTCAAATTAAATAGCTTTTATTTTATCTCATTTCCATTTTCTCACTCATTACCTACCCAAGCTAAccaaacaaaatatttcaatatttctctCCATTAAAATTACTATTATTGTtataatgtttcaaatgtattaCTGCATCTTAATGTAGTGCATATCATTTCAGTAACAAAATGTTACTTGCATGGGAAGGTGCTAC is part of the Bemisia tabaci chromosome 1, PGI_BMITA_v3 genome and encodes:
- the LOC109033181 gene encoding uncharacterized protein C2orf42, translating into MPNDQKWKAFLSGLGKSTLRGVKKCPKCGTYNGTRGVSCKNKSCDVVFKEAGEKRKLSTEACKLVTGTSTQIFSVRMRDKGPDYRGFVQLPVIQSSLDSALDSEEFIQQTSALCFVDSCQRIFNTNILKCHEKDVNSPPTTCQHIQAALRCYSDATPLPFDNAVFQSLQLPADVKQTLWLMAAESPGPIVQRVSRTMMAVKCNVSSKHPLGFLHFAVFVNRTKNKLEYKYSCACKSYIKTVSDLGEENSNSKQCIHYYACVCAFASDAKHKEEFAFLINPERQTFLPFDLPTPESQPTQSVEVPLEPELTTVNDKQLVAILSDVVNNQCQIEVEVSAEDAALLNGFALTQDGSVTHLPTLEMIQSLTTDNQFTILPLRQDSKSPLFITNINDKKTNLMEAPNPKTNTKATKRKQEENFALNFQTEGVRPLKVVNKNRGFLRNEPEVDEENTTFSFYQWLASVTERINQEMHYQFDGKPRTLTFQVPHAFFECLRERISSISSNRKRLPNSTVEIIRDTAVPLGTFTKSTWNINNIIHLKQIFDTPLMLLDITRSFVQNPDGTYDLFESSKMMDNIVVNDKNVTPIRPFELKTYIKIGRTSKDQVKPTPFIIDWIPNMLPASKIGEMRLTFEYGHQSPFGFGKLS